A window from Peromyscus eremicus chromosome 1, PerEre_H2_v1, whole genome shotgun sequence encodes these proteins:
- the LOC131925305 gene encoding LOW QUALITY PROTEIN: uncharacterized protein LOC131925305 (The sequence of the model RefSeq protein was modified relative to this genomic sequence to represent the inferred CDS: substituted 2 bases at 2 genomic stop codons) — MQGRESSKTALEANSPGRDHSPHRDPSSPPSSHLHLCRDRAGEAGDTGTSQVFPLCSVGSQTQYWPFSASDLYNWKTHNPPFSQDPQALTGLIESILLTHRPTWEDCNQLLQALLTTXERQRVILEALKNVPGDDGRPTKLPNEIEEAFPLTRPKWDFNTPRSKEQLCLYRQIFLAGLKGEGRHPTNLAMVCAIVQGSEETLAGFLERLMEGYRMYTPFDPQAPDRQTEVIMSFIGQSAPNIRTKLQQLEGLQGYTLPDLVREAEKIFNKRETPEEKEERLRREQEQREEKLRREQEERENLRDRKRNKELSRILATVVSGTEQNKPRQNRNLGNRRMPPLEQDQCAYCKEKGHWAKNCPVRIQKTKMRKPVPVLSLEEDXVSQGQEPPPEPRVTLKVGGQPVTFLVDTGAQHSILTQTKGPLSSKTSWVQGATGGRLYKWTSEREVHLSTGKVTHSFLLVPDCPYPLLGRDLLSKVGAQIHFQEKEVSITNPKGRPLQVLTLSLEDEHRLHEAPPKSL; from the coding sequence ATGCAGGGAAGGGAATCCTCCAAAACGGCTCTGGAGGCGAACTCTCCTGGCAGAGACCACTCTCCCCACCGggatccctcctctcctcccagcagccACCTCCACCTCTGCCGTGatagggctggggaggcaggagataCTGGGACATCACAGGTTTTTCCCCTCTGCTCGGTGGGCAGCCAAACCCAATACTGGCCGTTCTCTGCTTCGGATCTCTATAACTGGAAAACTCATAATCCGCCCTTCTCCCAAGACCCCCAAGCATTAACTGGGCTAATAGAGTCCATTCTCCTGACCCATAGGCCTACGTGGGAGGATTGTAACCAACTTCTACAGGCCCTCCTTACAACCTAAGAGAGACAGCGTGTCATCCTAGAGGCTCTTAAGAACGTGCCGGGGGATGATGGCAGGCCCACTAAACTACCAAATGAGATCGAGGAAGCCTTCCCCTTGACTCGCCCCAAATGGGACTTCAATACCCCTCGCAGTAAGGAGCAACTCTGTCTCTATCGCCAGATTTTCCTGGCAGGTCTCAAAGGGGAAGGTAGACACCCCACCAATTTGGCTATGGTATGTGCTATAGTACAAGGGTCAGAGGAAACTCTGGCAGGGTTTCTAGAGAGATTAATGGAGGGATACCGCATGTATACTCCCTTTGACCCCCAGGCTCCGGACAGGCAGACTGAGGTCATAATGTCCTTCATTGGACAATCGGCCCCCAACATCCGCACTAAGCTACAGCAGCTGGAAGGGCTCCAGGGGTATACCTTGCCAGACCTAGTAAGAGAAGCTGAAAAGATTTTCAACAAAAGAGAGACgccagaagagaaggaagaaaggctaCGCAGAGAGCAGGAGCAAAGGGAGGAAAAGCTGCGTAGggaacaagaagagagagagaacttaagagacagaaagagaaataaagaattatCTAGAATCCTGGCCACTGTAGTCTCAGGGACAGAGCAGAATAAGCCTAGGCAGAATAGGAACCTGGGAAACAGGAGGATGCCACCGCTGGAACAGGACCAATGTGCCTATTGCAAAGAAAAGGGGCACTGGGCCAAGAATTGTCCAGTCCGTATCCAGAAGACAAAAATGCGCAAGCCTGTCCCAGTATTGTCCTTGGAAGAAGATTAGGTGAGTCAGGGCCAGGAGCCTCCCCCTGAGCCCCGGGTAACTCTTAAAGTGGGAGGCCAACCAGTGACATTCCTGGTTGACACAGGGGCCCAACATTCGATCCTTACCCAGACCAAGGGGCCTCTGAGCTCCAAAACATCATGGGTCCAGGGGGCCACCGGGGGAAGACTATATAAATGGACTTCAGAGAGAGAGGTCCACTTATCCACGGGAAAAGTTACTCACTCATTCTTGCTGGTACCAGACTGTCCCTACccactgctgggaagagaccttCTCTCCAAGGTGGGAGCCCAAATTCACTTCCAAGAAAAGGAAGTCTCCATTACAAACCCAAAGGGTCGGCCTCTCCAGGTACTGACCCTGAGTCTGGAGGATGAGCACCGGCTACATGAAGCCCCTCCAAAATCCCTCTGA